In the Victivallis sp. Marseille-Q1083 genome, one interval contains:
- a CDS encoding transcription termination/antitermination NusG family protein, which produces MSNAGHNGDEILAMLCPYENTRWMYFVSRPRCEKRLYEGLREQGIPAYLPLFVKTTEYSHRVYKRQVPMFPGYVFASTRSQGFDIQRINSALLKVKFLPEPLADILLNELRLVRKFEILAQDHKLAVKPEIVKDTPVLIRRGAFKGDYAIVEKRKNTETIIVNIQSVQMSLHIELPVDWCEVAGN; this is translated from the coding sequence ATGAGTAATGCAGGACACAATGGTGATGAGATACTGGCAATGCTCTGTCCGTATGAGAATACGCGGTGGATGTATTTCGTCTCCAGACCGCGCTGCGAAAAAAGACTTTACGAAGGGCTTCGAGAACAGGGAATCCCCGCTTATCTTCCGCTATTTGTCAAAACGACGGAATATTCCCATCGGGTTTACAAGCGCCAGGTTCCGATGTTTCCGGGCTATGTTTTTGCTTCCACGCGTTCGCAGGGATTTGATATTCAAAGAATCAACTCTGCATTGCTGAAAGTGAAATTTCTTCCTGAACCGCTGGCGGATATCTTACTCAATGAACTTCGGCTCGTGCGGAAATTTGAAATTCTGGCGCAAGACCACAAACTGGCGGTCAAGCCGGAGATCGTAAAAGATACACCCGTATTGATTCGACGCGGCGCTTTCAAAGGCGATTACGCTATTGTGGAAAAACGCAAAAATACAGAAACCATAATTGTCAATATTCAATCGGTGCAAATGTCGCTGCACATTGAATTGCCTGTCGATTGGTGCGAAGTTGCCGGCAACTGA
- a CDS encoding NAD(P)-dependent oxidoreductase, translating to MSRKFEIKKLGMVFEMPDKSNKILVIGSDTYLGAHFTKYWLAAGYEVYGCGRATKLDESLSRAKYFTGDYSTWHFPICNYDWILLCLDPRDGLDLHLKILESLCDHLVNQGLKSHLCYPSSFAVCEGNSQRPLEEKASLTPHSELEMTIAAAELYLRMRSCRADGKLLTYILRMGEIYGDEFGFDDAPGLFNFYLRNAVRGDELPMYGLGLKRRTFTHIADACNFAIQYMKLDFPPNTMNVPGENMRIVDFLMAIACHYEVETPLASPDENNVYCNRFAGNQVLSRKLATSLINYELKYEFKAWLSQQPRPPAVALG from the coding sequence ATGAGCAGAAAGTTTGAAATAAAAAAACTCGGTATGGTATTCGAAATGCCTGATAAGAGTAATAAAATTCTTGTCATCGGCTCAGACACCTATCTGGGGGCGCACTTTACGAAGTATTGGCTTGCAGCCGGCTACGAAGTATATGGATGTGGTCGTGCGACTAAGCTTGATGAAAGCTTATCCCGGGCAAAATATTTTACAGGGGATTACTCAACATGGCACTTCCCCATCTGCAACTATGATTGGATTTTACTCTGTCTGGATCCTCGTGACGGCCTGGACCTTCATTTGAAGATACTGGAATCGTTGTGCGATCATTTGGTAAACCAGGGGCTAAAATCCCATCTCTGCTATCCGTCCTCCTTTGCAGTTTGCGAGGGAAATTCCCAAAGACCGCTTGAGGAAAAAGCTTCCTTGACTCCCCACTCTGAATTGGAAATGACGATCGCGGCGGCGGAATTGTATCTGAGGATGCGTTCGTGCCGGGCGGATGGGAAATTATTGACCTATATTCTGCGGATGGGAGAGATTTACGGCGATGAATTCGGCTTTGATGATGCTCCCGGGCTGTTCAATTTCTACTTGCGAAATGCTGTTCGCGGCGATGAACTTCCCATGTATGGGTTAGGGTTGAAACGCAGAACTTTTACCCATATTGCCGACGCATGCAACTTTGCGATTCAATATATGAAACTTGATTTTCCTCCGAATACAATGAATGTTCCCGGTGAAAATATGAGAATCGTTGACTTCTTGATGGCGATTGCCTGTCATTATGAGGTTGAGACTCCTCTGGCAAGCCCTGATGAAAACAATGTCTATTGCAATCGTTTCGCGGGAAACCAGGTTCTCTCCAGAAAACTTGCGACCTCTTTGATCAATTACGAATTAAAGTATGAATTTAAAGCGTGGCTGTCACAACAACCTCGTCCGCCGGCGGTTGCCCTGGGGTAA
- the wecC gene encoding UDP-N-acetyl-D-mannosamine dehydrogenase has translation MKACFMGLGYIGLPTAIIAAKHGVDVIGVDINPQVVELTNQGIIHIVEPGLQELCREVVKAGKLKAATAPEISDAYFIVVPTPFKGNHEPDISYVENATRMVLPLLKAGDLFVIESTSPVGTTDKMRNLIFSERPELEARIHIAYCPERVLPGNVIYELVHNDRVIGGVNPESTEKAIEFYAQFVQGKLHRTNAKTAEMCKLTENSSRDVQIAFANELSLICDKAGINVWELIELANKHPRVNILQPGCGVGGHCIAVDPYFLTAEFPIESQLIAKARELNNYKAFWCAEKVHNEMLKFELKYDRPPVVAMMGLAFKPNIDDLREAPAKYITTKVMQGCNNAELLIVEPNVAEHKVFKLTDYREAFERADIVVYLVAHNEFKSLPPTAEDKVILDFCGVFKK, from the coding sequence ATGAAAGCCTGTTTCATGGGCTTGGGTTACATCGGTTTGCCGACAGCGATCATCGCGGCGAAACACGGTGTGGACGTAATTGGAGTGGATATCAATCCGCAAGTGGTGGAATTGACCAACCAGGGCATCATTCATATTGTCGAGCCCGGTTTGCAGGAATTGTGCCGGGAAGTGGTGAAAGCCGGGAAGCTGAAAGCAGCGACGGCGCCGGAAATCAGTGATGCCTATTTCATCGTGGTGCCGACGCCATTCAAGGGCAACCATGAACCGGATATATCCTATGTCGAAAACGCCACCCGCATGGTGCTGCCGCTGCTGAAAGCAGGCGATTTGTTCGTCATCGAATCGACTTCTCCGGTCGGGACGACCGACAAGATGCGCAACCTGATTTTTTCGGAACGTCCGGAGTTGGAGGCTCGAATCCATATCGCCTATTGTCCGGAACGGGTCCTGCCCGGCAACGTCATCTATGAGCTGGTGCACAACGACCGGGTGATCGGCGGCGTCAATCCGGAATCGACCGAAAAGGCGATTGAATTTTATGCGCAATTCGTCCAGGGCAAACTGCACCGGACCAATGCCAAAACTGCCGAAATGTGCAAATTGACGGAAAACTCCTCGCGCGATGTGCAAATCGCCTTCGCCAATGAATTGTCGCTGATCTGCGATAAGGCCGGCATCAACGTCTGGGAATTGATCGAACTGGCCAACAAACATCCGCGCGTCAATATTCTGCAGCCCGGTTGCGGCGTCGGCGGTCACTGTATTGCGGTCGATCCCTATTTTCTGACGGCGGAATTTCCGATTGAGTCGCAACTGATCGCCAAGGCACGGGAGTTGAACAATTACAAGGCATTCTGGTGCGCCGAAAAAGTTCACAATGAAATGTTGAAATTCGAATTGAAATACGACCGTCCGCCGGTGGTGGCGATGATGGGGCTGGCCTTTAAGCCGAACATCGACGATTTGCGGGAAGCCCCGGCCAAATATATCACCACCAAAGTGATGCAGGGCTGCAATAACGCGGAGCTGTTGATCGTCGAACCGAACGTGGCTGAACATAAGGTGTTCAAATTAACCGACTACCGTGAAGCATTCGAACGGGCGGATATCGTCGTCTACCTGGTGGCGCACAACGAATTCAAGAGCCTGCCGCCCACCGCGGAAGACAAAGTAATTTTGGATTTCTGCGGAGTGTTCAAAAAATAA